One region of Nothobranchius furzeri strain GRZ-AD chromosome 16, NfurGRZ-RIMD1, whole genome shotgun sequence genomic DNA includes:
- the LOC107388128 gene encoding aquaporin-8, which translates to MEKMEMEDTAESALMKKGKKASGTQMQNRYERLFQPCLAELVGTMFFVFIGCVSVIENVPAAGRLQPALVHGLAVAVLVALMDKISGSHFNPPFTIAIYLCGGMELIMVGPYLVSQLIGGVLGAGMAKLMTPAQRYQNATGAAFDTIQSHGQLFEAIFGEVVMTCLVTMVVLLGAVNSKTKTPLVPFLVGATIVINILAGGDISGTCLNPARAFGPAVLVNHWTYHWVYWVGPIGGALVAAVLVRLILGDNKLRIIMKP; encoded by the exons ATGGAGAAAATGGAAATGGAGGACACAGCCGAGTCTGCTCTTATGAAGAAGGGTAAGAAAGCATCTGGGACACAAATGCAGAACAGGTATGAGAGACTGTTCCAGCCTTGCCTGGCTGAATTAGTAGGGACCATGTTCTTTGTTTTCATCGGCTGTGTGTCTGTCATCGAGAACGTGCCAGCAGCTGGACGGCTGCAGCCGGCTCTGGTGCATGGGCTGGCTGTAGCGGTGCTGGTGGCTCTCATGGACAAAATCAG TGGCTCTCACTTCAACCCTCCATTCACTATTGCTATCTACCTGTGTGGAGGCATGGAGCTGATAATGGTGGGGCCCTACCTCGTCAGCCAGCTGATTGGAGGAGTGCTTGGAGCAGGAATGGCAAAG CTGATGACCCCTGCACAGCGGTACCAGAACGCCACCGGAGCAGCGTTTGACACCATCCAGTCACATGGCCAGCTGTTTGAGGCCATATTTGGTGAGGTGGTGATGACCTGCTTGGTGACCATGGTGGTGCTGCTAGGGGCCGTCAACAGCAAGACAAAAACACCGCTGGTGCCATTTCTGGTGGGCGCTACCATTGTCATCAACATCTTGGCAGG AGGTGACATTTCTGGAACGTGTCTAAATCCCGCGAGAGCTTTTGGTCCCGCTGTCCTAGTGAACCACTGGACCTACCACTGGGTGTACTGGGTCGGACCCATCGGAGGAGCTCTGGTGGCGGCTGTTCTGGTCAG GCTCATTCTGGGAGACAATAAATTACGAATTATTATGAAACCATGA
- the LOC107388129 gene encoding hemoglobin subunit alpha-1: MSLTEKDKAAVKALWAKISKASDAIGADALARMLVVYPQTKTYFSHWPDMSPGSAPVAKHGRVVMGGVALAVAKIDDLTSGLLSLSELHAFQLRVDPANFKILAHCIQVVISSMFPKDFTPEAHVALDKFLSNLALALSEKYR, translated from the exons ATGAGTTTGACTGAGAAGGACAAGGCTGCGGTCAAGGCGCTGTGGGCCAAGATCTCCAAGGCCTCCGATGCCATCGGGGCTGACGCTCTCGCCAG GATGCTGGTGGTGTACCCCCAGACCAAGACCTACTTCTCCCACTGGCCGGATATGAGCCCCGGTTCGGCTCCCGTGGCCAAGCACGGTAGGGTCGTTATGGGCGGAGTCGCTCTGGCTGTGGCCAAGATCGATGACCTGACCAGCGGCCTGCTGAGCCTCAGCGAGCTGCACGCCTTCCAGCTGAGGGTGGATCCGGCCAACTTCAAG ATCCTGGCCCACTGCATTCAGGTGGTCATCTCCAGCATGTTCCCAAAAGATTTCACCCCAGAGGCGCACGTGGCTCTGGACAAGTTCCTGTCCAACTTGGCTCTGGCTCTGTCTGAGAAATACCGCTGA
- the hbbe2 gene encoding hemoglobin beta embryonic-2 produces the protein MVEWTEQERTIITTIFSNLDYEDVGPKALARCLIVYPWTQRYFASFGNLYNAEAIKTNPNIAAHGTKVLHGLDRAVKNLDNIKATYAELSVLHSEKLHVDPDNFKLLADCLTIVIAAKLGSAFTPETQAAFQKFLAVVVSALGRQYH, from the exons ATGGTTGAGTGGACCGAGCAGGAGCGcaccatcatcactaccatcttCTCCAACCTGGACTATGAAGATGTGGGCCCCAAGGCTCTGGCCAG GTGCCTGATCGTTTACCCCTGGACTCAGAGGTACTTCGCGAGCTTCGGAAACCTCTACAACGCTGAAGCCATCAAGACCAACCCGAACATCGCGGCCCACGGAACCAAGGTTCTGCACGGTCTGGACCGGGCCGTGAAGAACCTGGACAATATCAAGGCCACATATGCCGAGCTGAGCGTGCTGCACTCCGAGAAGCTGCACGTCGACCCCGACAACTTCAAG CTGCTGGCCGACTGTCTAACCATCGTGATCGCTGCCAAACTGGGTTCCGCCTTCACCCCAGAGACCCAGGCTGCCTTCCAGAAGTTCCTGGCTGTGGTGGTGTCCGCCCTGGGAAGACAGTACCACTAA
- the LOC107388122 gene encoding zinc finger protein OZF, whose protein sequence is MVLIKEEASEERRPGVSQMDLETLNVKEEVEEPFNEYEMMETYDTSVSPTAGFCQFQEDEDKVLLFNQHQATDRDLPTSSCPDYMKTVSDGEDCGGTESDRNPDLNPYEDNSNSSETEISENEDDQFANSCDCHLKPLSDSDPETEHGNKEWNENRSAESDVKAVDKPLSCPECGKPVLRKCLPQKHVKVTSLTAISSSSCWSNKKGDGMKQNVDACMAVQTEEKLFSCDFCGKTFNHKSNYNNHIRVHTGQKPFTCDVCGQTFSEKSSLNRHTRVHTGQKPFICDVCGQKFRQKTHLNGHMRVHTGQKPFACELCGQRFSQKTSLNYHLRVHTGQKPFACDVCGNSFGQKKILKIHMRVHTGQKPFECKICGQKFSLNAHLNRHLSVHTGHKPFTCDVCGKGFSQKANLNTHMRVHTGQKPFVCDVCGERFRHKISLNAHTQVHTAKP, encoded by the coding sequence ATGGTGTTGATTAAAGAAGAGGCTTCTGAAGAACGGAGGCCTGGTGTGAGCCAGATGGACCTGGAGACCCTCAACGTGAAGGAGGAAGTGGAGGAGCCATTTAATGAATATGAGATGATGGAGACTTATGACACCAGCGTTTCACCCACTGCAGGTTTTTGTCAGTTTCAGGAGGATGAAGATAAGGTTCTGTTGTTCAATCAGCACCAGGCTACAGACAGAgatcttccaaccagcagctGTCCTGACTACATGAAAACAGTAAGTGACGGAGAGGACTGTGGAGGAACAGAAAGTGACAGGAATCCAGATCTAAATCCTTATGAAGATAATTCcaactcttcagagactgaaaTCAGTGAGAATGAAGATGACCAATTTGCGAACAGTTGTGACTGTCACTTGAAACCCTTGTCAGACTCTGACCCAGAAACTGAACATGGTAATAAAGAATGGAATGAGAACAGGTCTGCTGAGTCAGATGTTAAGGCTGTGGACAAACCTTTAagctgccctgagtgtggtaaaCCCGTTCTCCGCAAGTGTCTTCCCCAGAAACACGTGAAAGTTACAAGTCTTACAGCAATAAGCTCTTCAAGCTGTTGGAGCAATAAGAAAGGTGATGGCATGAAGCAAAATGTAGACGCATGCATGGCAGTCCAGACAGAAGAAAAATTGTTTAGTTGTGATTTTTGTGGAAAAACTTTTAACCATAAATCAAATTATAACAATCacataagagtccacacaggacagaagccgttTACTTGTGATGTTTGTGGACAAACATTTAGTGAAAAGTCTAGTTTAAACCgacacacgagagtccacacaggacaaaagCCTTTTATTTGTGATGTATGTGGACAAAAGTTTagacaaaagacacatttaaatggtcacatgagagtccacacaggacagaaaccttttgcttgtgaactctgtggacaaagatttagccaaaaaacaagtttaaactatcacttgagagtccacacaggacaaaaaccCTTTGCCTGTGATGTTTGTGGAAACAGTTTTGGCCAAAAGAAAATATTAAaaattcacatgagagtccacacaggacagaagccctttgaATGTAAGatctgtggacaaaaatttagccTCAATGCACATTTGAACAGACACCTAAGTGTCCACACGGGACATAAACCTTTTACATGTGATGTTTGTGGAAAAGGATTTAGCCAaaaggctaatttaaacactcacatgagagtccacacaggacagaaaccttttgtgtgtgatgtttgtgGAGAGAGATTCAGGCACAAGATAAGTTTAAATGCACATACACAAGTCCACACAGCAAAGCCCTGA